In Gadus morhua chromosome 2, gadMor3.0, whole genome shotgun sequence, the DNA window tgtgtgtgtttgtgtgtttgtgtgtgtgtgtgtgtgtgtgtgtgtgtgtgtgtgtgtgtgtgtgtgtggttttctgtttgtgtgtgtgtgtgttagtgggttattgtttgtttgtctttatgtgtttgtgttacttATATTCGTTCTGAGCATGagcttgtgtgagtgtttgtgtgtgtgtgtgtgtgtgtgtgtgtgtggttgtaagtgagtgtgtgtgtgggtttgtgtgcgtgtgtgtgtgtgtgtgtgtgtgtgtgtgtgtgtgtatttttgtgtgcatgtgtcgatgtgtgtgtgagtgtttgtgggtgtgctcATCAAGGCAGCCCTGTAGGAAAGCAATCAAACAGCTATGCCACTGCTGTCACACACATTGCGAGGCGTTGGGGTGTAAAATGTTTCCCCTCTCATAATGACCCGCTCTGGATCCATGCGactccctgtctttctccccCTGGTCTCTTCCAAGTCCCTGCTCCATCTGTCTCGCCTctttcctctctgctcctctctccctcccatcgagcctccctccctctttgctGTAACACTGGACTTTGTATCATCCTGGAAGAGCCAGGTGTAGTCTTATTAggttatgtctctctctctctccttctttccctatctctctccctctccatctttctctgtctctctgtccctccctctctctctcccctccctctctctctcgctctctctcattatctctctctctttctctctctctgccttcccctccctctctctctgtctctccctctctccctctctattcccTACTGTAGGTATGTTTGAAGATTATTTTTTTgccagtgtgtctgtctttcaccCATTGAAATGATATTGAACTTTGTTGGTCCTTCGTCTCTctactttccctctctctctctccctgtttgtCTGACAACATGATCATTCTTCCTCCTTGACATCAACTCTTTAAATAATTTACTGCTCTAATTCACGTTTGGGAAGACACACACGATGATGAACAATAATATTCCCAATGTGTCTAGTAGGCTATGCCAGGCAGCGCCGACATGAACACACTGTTCCTCTGTGTTACAGTTGGGCGGACTGAGGCACTGTCTGGCAGAATTTCTCATTCAGTATTCCCCATTGCCTCCACTGTCTATGCACCTGCAGCTTATCTCCATCTGAATTACAGAGAGTTTGGCCAATATTGCTCCTTCCAGCCCCCAAATGGATTGTTCAATCTTACATATATTCCAAAATATCTACTAATGTAATAACGGTGGAAAGAGATTCCATTTCTGTTCGTCTTTATCTTGAGCAGATGCCCTTCCAGACGGATGATTATTAAATCTCTCTGGTATAATGCATGGCTtttaaatatatacaatgtctaccattttctttctttcttttcgcCCTCTACGCCTCGCCTACACTTCCCGCCCTTCCTTCTGGGAGCTCTTCTCTGAGTTGATATCTACCCAACGACCTATTTGAATGTCATGAATGGTAATCGCGGTAATGGGGGTTCGAAgtcagacggacggacggatggacagatggacagacagcgTCGATGAAGAATGTGACGGGGAGACAGGGCGATGGACTGGGCTCAGACCGAGCTAACTCGATTTTGCTATCTTCTGTGGGTCGACGCGCCGGGACTTTATTGGTCTGAAGCGGACCGGTTGGTATTTAAGGCCGCGGCGGTTGTGCGGAGGAGCCGGTGTAATCGAATGGAGCCGGCGGCCGCGCAGCGCTTGGTGGATGGGGGGGCTCGGGGTGCATTATGCGCTGGGTGTGCGGGTTCAGCACCCCCAAAGCGATCCGCTCAGGATTAAGAGAGAAAAACAACGGCATAACTCCTCTGTGCGGCTATAATGGAGTTTGCCCTGCGAGGTGATTGACGATTAATGCTGCGGCGAAAACTTGATTGTAATTGGTTTCCTGGAATTGATTGAACTAatttgtggttttttttgtCACGTTTGCGTACCGTGATGAAAATGTCAAAGTATTTTGTTTTGAGTAGGTAAAGGATATCAATATTCATGTCCCTCGTGGGTACGCACACTCAAAGTCCCctgcatcggtgtgtgtgtgtctgaggttgtgtgtgtctgtgtgttagaatgtgtgtctgtgtatttgtgtgtctctgtatgtgtttagtttttttgttgtgtgtgtttgtgtgtgtgtgtgtgtttgtatgtgtgtgtctgtgtgtgtatgtgtgtatgtgtaagtgtgtctataaactataaactgaggatgtgtgtgtgtttgtgtgtgtgtgctcgcgctCGCAcacatttgtctgtgtgtgtgtgcatgtgtgtgtctgtgtgtgagtttgtgtgtgtgtctaaggctgtgtgtgtgtgtgtgtgtgtgtgtgtgtgtgtgtgtgtgtgtgtgtgtgtgtgtgtgtgtgtgtgtgtgtgtgtgtgtatgtctttgtatgtgtgtgtgtgcgcttttgtgtatgtgtgtgtaaatgtgtgtgagtataccTCTGCCTGGTGATCAGGtagatgtagtgtgtgtgtgtgtgtgtgtgtgtgtgtgtgtgtgtgtgtgtgtgtgtgtgtgtgtgtgtgtgtgtgtgtgtgtgtgtgtgtgtgtgtttgtcagtctgtgtgtgtgtgtgtgcgtccctacCTCTGCCTGGTGATCAGGttgatgtagtgtgtgtgtgtgtgtgtgtgtgtgtgtgtgtgtgtgtgtgtgtgtgtgtgtgtgtgtgtgtgtgtgtgtgtgtgtgtgtgtgtgtgtgtgtgtgtgtgtgtgtgtgtttgtcagtctgtgtgtgtgtgtgtgtgtgtgcgtccctacCTCTGCCTGGTGATCAGGTTGATGTAGTGCCTCAGCGCGGTGTAGTACTTGGCCAGCTCCTCGGGGGCTGCGTCCTCCCCGGGGTTCTCCGGTTTGGGGGGGTACGCGTCGGCCAGGGTCCCcagacacaccagcacacacagcaCCAGGGCCACCAGCACCGTCCACGTCTTCATCATCACCGCCATCTGGAACACAGCGCGGCGGTCATGCTACTGTCACATCGCcatggggttagggtgagggttagttaaGGTTAGACTATTAATTGTGGCTCGCATGTTTCGGTTCTTTATTAACCCAGAGATACAAAGGGCTTATCGTTGATGATGCGTTATTTAGGTAAAAAGAAATGAGCTTAAATAAGCTTAAATGCATTTTATCGAAATGCCCCTGCCTTTGTCCCTTTGGATCTAAATGCTCTAGAATGCGTGATTCAtactttttctgtttttatctgTTTTTGAAAAATGCCTTCTCGATGCAATTCGCAGAAAAGGCAGCACGGAGTTACAGGTAGATAGGCGCCGAGAACCTGCTTTGACGACGTGAATATATTGAATTTCCCGTGCCCTGGCGAGATGGAGAGAACCGCGCTAAACGAAGACGGTGCTCCTAAATTTCACAGCTCGTACGGGCCCCTGTGGCCAGGTGATGAAACGCTCACTCATACGGTCCTACACTGGTGCTTGGGGGAAAGCCTGATCGTTTGTTCTCCAGAGCGGGTATAGGCCTACGTTTCTTATTTAACGGTACAAAACGAATAGGCTGCCACTAATAATGTATCACCTGTTTAAAAGTTAAGGtgtttgttttgaattgatgcaaatatatatatatatatatatatatgatatatattcttatatatatatatgtgtgtgtgtaggcctatatcagcgAGAATAATGCCCTAAGGAATGCCCTATTCCATGGCCTATTGAAGGCGTTGTTTGCGCCCACTATGCTTGGAAAACCAGTGTTATCAGAGAACATTGAATATGTTCTCTCCTTCAGTCTTTTTAAACACAAGCCTCACTACAAGTGCTGGTAGAACATAATTGCAAACCCAGATCGGCATTAAGCATCATGATGTTGCAGCAGGCCTGCAGGCAGTTCCACCGCACCACACCGTATGGTACCTGCGTTGTGGTTTAGCGTTGTGGTTGGAATAAAAAGCAATCAAGTTTACTTCCAGCAGACCATCGTCGCCGCAAGACTAATGTGATAATGTATCATTTATTCGTATTCAAGTATTTTAGCACGGGTGAAGCAGCTCGATTTCGTCTTGGGTCTATGCGTTTGAATTTAATTACTGGTCAAAGACGTATTGTAAAAAGAAACTAAAAAAAACGATTGCACATACGCGTTTACGCTATCAACGAATGGCAATAACCACTGCGTAATTACGCACGGAGCTCTCCAAGGTCTGCATTGCTGTATTTCAACTCAGCTCAAAGTTGACAGacaaatgatgataataatatcaataattATCAATCCCATTGAAAGTGTCCCTGTGGTAAAGAGACTATTtcaatttaagtttaaaagCGCAGAGAACTTACTTTGAGAGGAAGAGCTTGGTCGCTACAGGTGTTGAAACAACGGCAGGCGGTCTCTGAGAGGATGTCTTTGCTTCACGGTCGGCTCAAACACAGCTCTTTGTTTTTCCCTTCGATCGGGGGGGATTTTTATAGTTTACCAGCCTTCGTATAGTAGGGAGGGGCCAACCCACACCGCGTGGgtttgtgcgtatgtatgtgtgtgtgtgtgtgtgtgtgtgtgtgtgtgtgtgtgcgcgtgtgtgtgtgtgtgtgtgtgtgtgtgtgtgtgtgtgtgtgtgtgtgtgtgtgtgtgtgtgtgtgtgtgtgtgtgtgtgtgtgtgtgtgtgtgtgtgtgtgtgtgtgtatgtgtgtctgaatgACGGTTGACGGAAAGGCCTGATGCGTCACAGCCAATGCTGCTCTTTTCTCATTTGATATAATTGACTTTACAGAAATTTTTGTGGTCACATGCTGTCcagattattttttgtaaaAGTCGTCTGAACACTTTGTTTTGACCACATAGCCTAAACAGAGCTCACTGCTTTACAGGGACacaaaaacaagcacacacacaaacaacagagaTATataacctttttatttattttatccaaGCATCAATTTCAATAACATTTCATTGACTTTAGTTTCTGCAAATATAGGACAGTAGTGGGCTCTTGCCAACAGTGTAATCCATGGACAGCCTCACCTGTCCAGCGAGAATACGCTGatggagaggtagagggggaaAGTTGGAAGATTTAACTTCTGTGTTTCACCGGATAACTGAATCATAGCTCTGTGACCTCAGCACTTGTGCTTTCACAGAGTttgacgcactcacacacatgccttTCTCCTTTGTGGGTTTGGGCCCCTGGTATGCAGGGGAACAGCATTGGATTCTCCACATCTCCACCTGCCATTACTATCATATGCCTTGCAGTGGAATACAATCAATACCGTTCTCttgaatgtatgtatgcgtttgtgtgtgtgtgtgtgtgtgtgtgtgtgtgtgtgtgtgtgtgtgtgtgtgtgtgtgtgtgtgtgtgtgtgtgtgtgtgtgtgtgtgtgtgtgtgtgtgtgtgtatgtatgtatgcatgtaacgtacgcgtgtgtgtgtgtgtgtgtgtatgtacgcgtgtatgtgtgtgtgtgtgtgtgtgtgtgtgtgtgtgtgtgtgtgtgtatgtatgtatgtatgtatgtatgtatgtatgtacgtaacgtacgcgtgtatgtgtgtgtgtgtgtgtgtgtgtgtgtgtgtgtatatatgtacgtgtgtacgcgtgtatgtgtgtgtgtgtgtgtgtgtgtgtgtgtgtgtgtgtgtgtgtgtatgtatgtacgtatgtacgcgtgtatgtgtgtgtgtgtgtgggactaaACACTGAATGGGTCAGTCAGGGTCTGATTGATAGCTTCCCATCCTGGGGCCCTCAACTCAATGTTTCTAAATTCTTCATTGATAGCAATATTAAATGGTGATGGAAAAGGTCTATATATACCATGTTCAAGAAGCACACCCTCCCTGAACCTGAGCAGATGGTGTTGCACTTAGATAGGTATTAATTCAGCGTTGACAGgtcttttggttttatttttgtcATCCGTTTCTGAGAAGCTGTTTCTTTATGCCTCCTTTAACAGAGCGCTGAATGGACCAATCACATTCCTTCATATAGTCGGGTCAAACATTACTTATatagcatacacacaagaaTGCACCGTGTGCTCTGCCTCCCACAGAGCCCATTAAAACCATAACAAAGCATCACATTTATTAAAAAGCCATGGTAAATAGGAAGGTTTTGGTCACGTTTTTAATCTCTGCAGGCGGGATGTTCCAGCGACTGGAAGAGAAGCGACCTCCGCCATCTTTGTTTAGGCTCACAAAGGTTTGTTGTTTAAAGCATGTGATCAATATCAGTTTCAATGTgaaaacacagaaaatataCACCCTATAACGATTATTAACATGAGTGAAGGGTAGAGCGAGCAATAGCCTTTACCTCCACACTAAAACATCTCCTTTTAGGTATCATTGGTGAACTGGAAGCACTGAATATTCAAGTTCAATCAACAGAATGGCCGTAAAGTCACTGATTGATCTGTTGATGTCATCTATCGGCAGGTGACGTAGTTTATCGGCATGGTTAGCGTGTCCGTGGGATATAGGGAGGGTCTGGAACTGCAGGAACAAAGGCATGGTCATGCTCACCACTACACTGACTACAACACCACAGTATCTGTGCGTTGAGCTGACCCCCGCAACAAACAATTAGCCCCCTGGGAAGCGTTCCTTCTGAATGTATGTGTGGCCGCGAGGGAATGCAGCAGACGGCAGAACGGTGTCTCGGCGTTAAGGCGATGCGGTTAAATGATGACTGAGAGCACAGAGGTGACGTGAGTTGCTGAGGTATACTGGGTGCTGTTGATGGTGAGATGCTGAGGCATACTGGGTGCAATGTCTGGTTGCGTCGCTGTGTTtagatgaagaggagagagggaggtgcagagagaggatggagattAAACTCAGAGATGAAATCTGGGTTTTGTTTCCTGTGTGCTTTCTGACTTTTGTTATGACATGTTATTGATTTTTAATTGTTCGGCATATTAAATCCTTTGTGAGCGATTTGTCATTAATGATTCTTGCGCATGAAATAATTGGATGAGGAAGTTGTTTGTTTTCCACCCTGAAATGAAGTACATGACATGAAGGGTGCTCTGGAGTTTTCCTTTGAATCCCGGAAGCAGCTCCAATTTAAGTGAAGTATTGATTGAAATTCCATTAAATCCCaagttgtaaaaataaagataaaattcAATGATTAAATGACATGGTAGTTACAAAGGTATACTGTCACAAAACGGAAAACAATGCACGCTTtggtctgtgtgaatgtgttgacTTGTTGGCCACCGAGATCTGTTCATGTCCCTGGTTGTAATCGTGATGAAGAGGAAGTCTCTGCCGATCTTTTT includes these proteins:
- the pyya gene encoding peptide YY-A gives rise to the protein MAVMMKTWTVLVALVLCVLVCLGTLADAYPPKPENPGEDAAPEELAKYYTALRHYINLITRQRYGKRSAQEDVMAELMFGRDSTRDQRSRYDDTYMW